In Gossypium arboreum isolate Shixiya-1 chromosome 5, ASM2569848v2, whole genome shotgun sequence, a single genomic region encodes these proteins:
- the LOC108452250 gene encoding beta-galactosidase 17 encodes MNRSKSLAATSKSITAMARKRSSKTTLIFFLLLSLLAFLSFLPVFASLPSLPSYSHSHDLHFHLPRHQRLHRRQKISVRKFEIAEDKFWKDGKPFQIIGGDLHYFRVLPEYWEDRLLRAKALGLNTVQTYIPWNLHEPEAGKLVFEGIADLVSFLKLCQKLGLLVMLRAGPYICAEWDLGGFPAWLLSIHPDVRLRSSDPAYLQKVEGWWGVLLPKVAPLLYGNGGPIIMVQIENEFGSYGNDKAYLSHLVKLARGHLGEDIILYTTDGGSRETLEKGTIQGDGVFAAVDFTTGDNPWPIFKLQKQFNSPGKSPPLSSEFYTGWLTHWSEKMARTDADFTAAALEKIMLQNGSVVLYMAHGGTNFGFYNGANTGADESDYKPDLTSYDYDAPITESGDVDNAKFKAIRRVMGKFSSVSLPSVPPNNKKTGYGSIQLKRTAFLFDLLDEIDPLHIVEAESPTAMEYLNQMFGFVLYVSEYVAKTGGSKLVIPKVHDRAQVFISCSPEVNGGQVSYVGTIERWSNQAINLPNVKCVSSTSLFILVENMGRVNYGPYIFDRKGILSSVYVDGSVLKRWKMISIPFHNLNEVPKFNPVIQVASKFHKVSAGKKLEHKSVGVGGPSFYTGHFSIDTKTEVTDTYISLRGWGKGIAFVNEFNIGRYWPTSGPPCNLYIPAPILRQGENVLVIFELESPNPELMVDSVDQPDFTCGPGQASVHQNEDGKASASLLTPNPLGLRTF; translated from the exons ATGAATCGAAGTAAAAGCCTAGCTGCGACCTCCAAATCAATTACAGCAATGGCGAGGAAGCGAAGCAGCAAAACTACGTTGATCTTCTTCCTTTTGCTTTCCCTTTTAgctttcctttctttccttcccgTCTTCGCTTCTCTCCCTTCTCTTCCCTCTTACTCTCACTCTCACGATCTTCACTTTCATCTTCCTCGTCATCAGCGTCTGCATCGCCGCCAAAAG ATTAGTGTTAGAAAATTTGAAATTGCGGAGGATAAGTTTTGGAAAGATGGGAAGCCTTTTCAGATAATTGGTGGTGACTTGCACTATTTCCGGGTTCTTCCTGAG TACTGGGAAGATAGGCTTTTGAGGGCAAAAGCATTGGGGTTGAATACCGTTCAAACATATATTCCTTGGAATTTGCATGAACCAGAGGCTGGCAAACTTGTTTTTGAAGGCATTGCAGATTTGGTATCATTTCTCAAACTTTGCCAGAAACTAGGTCTCCTTGTTATGCTTCGAGCTGGGCCTTATATATGTGCAG AGTGGGATCTTGGAGGCTTCCCAGCTTGGTTACTTTCCATACATCCAGATGTTAGATTAAGGTCATCAGATCCTGCTTACCTTCAAAAG GTTGAAGGATGGTGGGGAGTCCTTCTTCCAAAAGTAGCTCCTCTTCTTTATGGAAATGGAGGCCCTATCATAATGGTTCAG ATTGAAAATGAATTTGGGTCATATGGAAATGATAAAGCTTATCTTAGTCACTTGGTGAAGTTAGCTAGAGGACATCTTGGAGAAGACATTATTTT GTACACTACTGATGGAGGCTCTCGAGAAACTCTTGAAAAAGGGACCATTCAGGGAGATGGTGTCTTTGCAG CTGTTGACTTCACTACTGGTGATAACCCTTGGCCCATATTCAAGTTACAAAAGCAGTTCAATTCCCCTGGGAAATCACCACCGCTTTCTTC GGAATTTTACACAGGTTGGCTTACACACTGGAGTGAGAAGATGGCAAGGACAGATGCAGATTTTACTGCGGCTGCCTTGGAAAAAATTATGTTACAAAATGGTTCTGTTGTGCTTTAT ATGGCACATGGTGGAACGAACTTTGGATTTTATAATGGAGCAAATACTGGTGCAGATGAGTCAGATTACAAGCCTGATCTAACATCCTATGATTAC GACGCACCAATTACAGAGTCTGGTGATGTAGACAATGCAAAATTCAAAG CCATTAGGAGAGTGATGGGGAAATTTAGTTCAGTATCTCTACCTTCAGTTCCTCCCAATAATAAAAAGACTGGATATGGATCCATCCAGTTAAAAAGAACAGCATTTTTATTTGATTTACTTGATGAGATTGATCCTCTTCACATTGTTGAGGCAGAATCTCCAACTGCAATGGAGTATTTAAACCAG ATGTTTGGATTTGTATTATATGTATCTGAATATGTAGCCAAAACTGGTGGAAGTAAGCTAGTTATACCAAAG GTGCATGACAGAGCTCAAGTGTTCATATCGTGCTCTCCTGAAGTTAATGGTGGGCAAGTATCATATGTTGGTACAATTGAAAGATGGTCAAATCAAGCAATTAACCTTCCTAATGTTAAATGTGTTTCTAGCACCAGCTTATTTATTTTG GTTGAAAACATGGGTCGTGTAAATTATGGGCCATACATCTTTGATAGGAAG GGTATTTTGTCTTCTGTTTATGTGGACGGGAGTGTACTGAAAAGATGGAAAATGATCTCAATTCCTTTTCATAACCTGAATGAGGTGCCAAAATTTAATCCCGTCATTCAGGTTGCATCCAAATTCCATAAAGTATCAGCCGGCAAAAAACTAGAACACAAGTCAG TTGGTGTTGGAGGACCATCATTCTACACTGGCCATTTCTCTATTGATACGAAGACTGAAGTTACTGATACATACATTTCACTTAGAGGCTGGGGAAAAGGGATTGCTTTTGTTAATGAATTCAACATTGGAAGATATTGGCCG ACTTCAGGACCTCCATGCAACCTTTATATCCCTGCTCCAATCCTTCGGCAGGGGGAaaatgttttg GTGATATTCGAGTTAGAATCACCGAACCCTGAGCTCATGGTAGATTCGGTTGATCAGCCAGATTTCACTTGTGGTCCAGGACAAGCAAGTGTGCATCAAAATGAAGATGGCAAAGCTAGTGCGTCACTGTTAACACCCAATCCACTAGGGCTGCGTACTTTTTGA
- the LOC128293068 gene encoding uncharacterized protein LOC128293068 has product MAVKPTVALRAFLVGGVAVFAKVAGAMKAAGGAKLGAAAAAMTVAASAAMTGSKQEQKDGSKQPSK; this is encoded by the coding sequence ATGGCCGTGAAACCAACAGTAGCTTTGAGGGCTTTTCTTGTAGGAGGGGTAGCTGTTTTTGCAAAAGTAGCAGGTGCAATGAAGGCTGCTGGTGGTGCTAAACTGGGTGCTGCCGCAGCTGCTATGACTGTAGCGGCTTCTGCTGCAATGACAGGATCGAAGCAGGAGCAAAAAGATGGATCTAAGCAACCTTCAAAATGA
- the LOC108452249 gene encoding protein indeterminate-domain 7-like, whose translation MKSFMFQQQQQQQQQQQQVLEENMSNLTSASASGEASVSSGNRTEAGSNYPQQYFTTSQQPQTQPVKRKRNLPGNPDPDAEVIALSPKTLMATNRFVCEICNKGFQRDQNLQLHRRGHNLPWKLKQRTNKEVRKKVYVCPETNCVHHDPSRALGDLTGIKKHFSRKHGEKKWKCEKCSKKYAVQSDWKAHSKTCGTREYRCDCGTLFSRRDSFITHRAFCDALAVESARAINPLLSPHQPGTAAASHMNLQVPQFNPHDIKLQPFSLKKEQQSFTPLRPEIPPWLASQPMLGAGPGPPHPIDLSSSSSSIFSPRLDHQDLTLHGTPSANPSLVPTLPPYHHTALPSPHMSATALLQKAAHMGATMSRKSGSSSVPSTVAAAASASLMRPHQQTHVSADSAGTNNNTTTAGFGLDLHSREELDVGSSSGIIHGLAPFGNRKPAANAGDDDDDNNNIAGSGATPSLLQDMINSLSSATGFDATNSFDDIAFGGIFNATKKLCGSSINESFSKTTTPTVPTTTNATRNDHHGSTAGSTTTTTTTTQGGDQGLTRDFLGLRAFSHTDILNIAGPGRNYCIDTSHEQHNQSQKPWQG comes from the exons ATGAAAAGCTTTATGTTCCAGCAACAGCAACAGCAacagcaacaacaacaacaagTTTTGGAAGAGAATATGTCTAATTTGACTTCAGCTTCTGCATCTGGTGAAGCCAGTGTTTCATCTGGGAATAGAACTGAAGCTGGTTCTAATTATCCTCAACAGTACTTCACCACTAGTCAACAACCTCAAACTCAGCCAGTTAAGAGAAAGAGAAACCTACCAGGCAACCCAG ACCCAGATGCAGAAGTGATCGCTTTGTCGCCAAAGACACTCATGGCGACAAATAGATTCGTGTGTGAGATCTGCAACAAAGGGTTCCAAAGAGACCAGAACCTTCAGCTTCATAGAAGAGGGCATAATTTGCCATGGAAGTTAAAGCAAAGAACAAACAAAGAGGTGAGGAAGAAGGTGTATGTATGTCCAGAAACAAACTGTGTGCACCATGATCCGTCGAGGGCGCTGGGGGACTTGACTGGAATCAAGAAGCACTTCTCGAGGAAACATGGCGAGAAGAAGTGGAAATGTGAAAAGTGTTCGAAGAAGTATGCGGTTCAATCGGATTGGAAAGCTCACTCCAAGACTTGTGGCACCAGAGAATATAGATGTGACTGTGGAACCCTCTTCTCACG gaGGGATAGTTTCATCACCCATAGAGCCTTCTGTGATGCTTTAGCAGTGGAGAGTGCAAGAGCAATAAACCCACTTCTCTCCCCTCATCAACCAGGCACAGCAGCAGCATCTCACATGAATTTACAAGTGCCCCAATTCAATCCCCATGACATCAAACTCCAACCATTTTCACTTAAGAAAGAGCAGCAAAGTTTCACGCCTCTAAGGCCAGAGATTCCACCATGGCTGGCTAGCCAACCGATGCTCGGGGCTGGTCCTGGCCCACCACACCCTATCGACCTTTCCTCCTCTTCATCATCAATATTCTCCCCGAGATTAGATCATCAAGATTTAACACTTCATGGAACCCCCAGCGCTAACCCTAGTCTTGTCCCCACACTCCCTCCATACCATCACACAGCACTGCCTTCCCCTCACATGTCAGCCACTGCATTGCTCCAGAAAGCAGCTCATATGGGTGCGACCATGAGCCGTAAATCTGGGTCATCATCAGTACCGTCCACTGTTGCAGCAGCAGCATCTGCCTCTTTGATGAGACCCCACCAACAAACTCACGTGTCTGCCGATTCTGCTGGCACTAACAACAACACAACAACAGCTGGTTTTGGACTCGACTTGCATTCACGTGAAGAACTAGATGTGGGTAGCAGCAGTGGCATTATCCACGGCTTGGCTCCTTTCGGGAACCGTAAACCTGCTGCCAATGCAggcgatgatgatgatgataataataatattgctGGCTCAGGTGCTACTCCTTCCCTTCTTCAAGACATGATTAACTCTTTGTCTTCTGCCACTGGATTTGACGCCACTAATTCCTTTGATGACATTGCATTTGGTGGGATTTTTAACGCAACAAAGAAGCTATGTGGCAGTTCCATCAACGAATCCTTCTCGAAAACAACTACACCAACAGTACCCACGACGACAAACGCCACTAGAAACGATCACCATGGAAGTACTGCCGGTagtaccaccaccaccaccaccaccactcaGGGTGGTGATCAAGGCTTGACAAGAGATTTCTTGGGTCTTCGAGCTTTCTCTCATACCGATATTCTCAACATTGCCGGTCCTGGTCGTAATTACTGCATCGACACTTCGCATGAACAACACAACCAGTCTCAAAAACCATGGCAAGGTTAG